TGTTTTTTTCTGGCGCAGCAACAAGTGGCCGATGATCTTTTCAATGGGTTCATCTTCTTTCGAAACAATAATATCATCCAGTAGTGCTGTCATCTGGTCGAACTGGAAACGGATCTGCTCGGCCAGTTGCGCTTCATGCTGGCCCTGCGCGGTAAGACGCAGTTTTACCATTCCGTAGCTGGGCAGGTATGCGAGCTTTATATGCCGGGGCAGCGCAGCTTCAAAATCCAGCAACCGCTCAGCCACCATCGACTCGCCCATACCGGCTGTAAGTGCCGTGTGGTGAATAATAAACGGGAATTTAAAATATTTCAGCAAACGGGGAATTACTTCCCCCACCAATAGTCCTTTCATCTCATGAGGTACACCGGGCAAAGAAACAAAGACTACGTTCCGGCCGTTCACATTTTTTTCGAACCACATGCCCGGTGCAGAACCGCGGGCATTGTGCAATACCTTGGCTACATCGGGCACTTCAGCCTGCTTTTTGTTGCGTTCGGCAATGGGGCCGGGCCGGCGGTACACCTCCCGGAACAGGTATTCGATATGTTGTGCCACACCGGGATCAATGACCATTTTTCCGCCGAAATAATGGTTCAAAAGCGGTTTGGTAATATCATCCGCCGTTGGACCCAGTCCACCGGTGAGGATAATGATCTGTGCCTGGTTCGATTCCTCGTTCAGCGCAAGCTCAATATCTTCTGCTGTATCACCCACGGCCACCCGTCTTTTGACCCAGATGCCTACTTTATTAAATTCCTGCGCAATAA
The sequence above is a segment of the Niabella agricola genome. Coding sequences within it:
- a CDS encoding CinA family nicotinamide mononucleotide deamidase-related protein, with amino-acid sequence MNASIITIGDELLIGQTIDTNSAFIAQEFNKVGIWVKRRVAVGDTAEDIELALNEESNQAQIIILTGGLGPTADDITKPLLNHYFGGKMVIDPGVAQHIEYLFREVYRRPGPIAERNKKQAEVPDVAKVLHNARGSAPGMWFEKNVNGRNVVFVSLPGVPHEMKGLLVGEVIPRLLKYFKFPFIIHHTALTAGMGESMVAERLLDFEAALPRHIKLAYLPSYGMVKLRLTAQGQHEAQLAEQIRFQFDQMTALLDDIIVSKEDEPIEKIIGHLLLRQKKTIATAESCTGGNIAHWITRIPGASAYYIGSIVSYSNLVKEALLGVPSETLRTQGAVSSETVTAMVKGALQQLGADYAVATSGIAGPDGGTPTKPVGTIWIAAGNQDRVVTKLLQLRFDREQNIEITTMQALLLLRKVILGQEVAPAL